attaataaaCATTTCAGCTTTGTCATCAATatcttgatcatcagtagataaaATACTTGTCGTTCTTGAAATTTCTCTTCTCAGTGAAGGAGAATTTAATCCCATCTGATCAATACCATGTTGATGATGACGACGATCTTCAATAAAACTTAGTAAACCagattgattattattattattaaaacttAATCTTCTCTGGCTTGATGATGAACCAACCATTGATGCTAATCTCCATTTACTAATAATATTGAAATTTAATACATATCTTACTTTCTTAACAGCTCTTTTTAGTCTGCTTAACAATTTCCAATCCTCTAAAACCATTCTTGATCAAAATTCAAGATAGTTTGATCATGAAACAACAATCTGATTATCAGTTTTGACGAGGagtgaaaatagagaaaatagttgctgTTTGATTTTGACAACATTATGTCTGGAAGATCATGGTTTTTataaagaaaagttttttttttggttccttTTAGTGATCATCATGCATGCATCCAGATATATTAGGTAGTGTAATTAAGTGGGTCAACTGGAGTAAGTTGTTTCTTTATAACATCAGCTGTC
The nucleotide sequence above comes from Papaver somniferum cultivar HN1 unplaced genomic scaffold, ASM357369v1 unplaced-scaffold_115, whole genome shotgun sequence. Encoded proteins:
- the LOC113329089 gene encoding uncharacterized protein LOC113329089, which translates into the protein MVLEDWKLLSRLKRAVKKVRYVLNFNIISKWRLASMVGSSSSQRRLSFNNNNNQSGLLSFIEDRRHHQHGIDQMGLNSPSLRREISRTTSILSTDDQDIDDKAEMFINNFYKQLQMERQVSLELRYCRENSLESNLSD